A single genomic interval of Methyloceanibacter caenitepidi harbors:
- a CDS encoding XdhC family protein: MNTFEPQRPIESTPIQTARDWLETHDSVALATVVSAWGSAPVPVGGQLVVAPGGDFAGSVSGGCVEIDVITEAQDVIATGAPKLLDFGIADDVAWRAGLSCGGTIKVFIEPLRVSDRDFLDSVLMAHRSRRLMAVVTNLATGARRLIDPQLAEDPELIARISAGDSGIVELSQGKAFLQILMPPLRLVLAGGTHVTQVLASLATRVGYDVVIVDPRPAFASAARFGGVSVLEDWPEPAVVSTLLDTRTAVVALTHAAHLDDAALTAALRSDCFYVGALGSRKTHAKRLERLRGSGFGEDDLTRIHAPVGLAIGAKGPAEIAVSILAEIIEVDHGGTR; the protein is encoded by the coding sequence ATGAACACGTTTGAGCCGCAACGACCGATCGAGTCCACGCCCATTCAGACCGCGCGCGATTGGCTTGAAACGCATGACTCGGTCGCGCTGGCGACGGTCGTTTCCGCTTGGGGCTCCGCCCCCGTGCCGGTCGGTGGCCAACTGGTCGTTGCGCCCGGCGGCGATTTCGCCGGGTCTGTCTCGGGCGGATGCGTGGAGATCGATGTCATCACCGAGGCGCAGGACGTCATCGCGACGGGGGCGCCTAAACTTCTGGACTTTGGTATCGCGGACGACGTCGCCTGGCGCGCGGGGCTCTCTTGCGGCGGCACGATCAAAGTCTTCATCGAGCCGCTCCGCGTTTCGGATAGGGACTTTCTGGATAGCGTGCTCATGGCGCACCGGTCGCGCCGGCTGATGGCTGTCGTGACGAACCTCGCGACCGGAGCCCGCCGTCTCATCGATCCCCAATTGGCAGAGGATCCCGAGCTCATCGCGCGGATTTCGGCAGGCGACAGCGGGATCGTCGAGCTGTCTCAAGGCAAGGCCTTTCTCCAGATTCTAATGCCTCCGCTCCGGCTCGTTCTGGCCGGCGGGACACACGTCACCCAGGTCCTTGCCAGTTTGGCGACCCGTGTCGGTTATGACGTCGTCATCGTCGATCCGCGTCCCGCATTCGCAAGCGCCGCACGCTTTGGCGGCGTGAGCGTCTTGGAGGACTGGCCCGAGCCAGCCGTCGTCTCGACGCTGTTGGACACACGGACGGCGGTAGTCGCTCTGACCCACGCCGCGCATCTCGACGATGCGGCGCTTACCGCGGCGCTTCGCTCCGATTGCTTCTATGTGGGGGCGCTCGGGTCGCGGAAGACCCACGCGAAGCGCCTCGAGCGGCTACGAGGCTCGGGCTTCGGGGAAGACGACCTCACCCGAATTCACGCCCCAGTCGGGCTCGCCATCGGCGCCAAGGGGCCAGCGGAGATCGCCGTTTCGATCTTGGCCGAGATCATCGAAGTCGATCACGGCGGCACGCGGTGA
- a CDS encoding nucleotidyltransferase family protein: MSRLGAILLAAGASERFGPRNKLLANIDGRPMVRVTADTLLGADCVDKVIVVTGHDASAIEDALKGLTVRFVFNSAWRNGLGGSVASGVAAVSRELDGVAIVPGDMPFLNSAVIDTLGAEFLKRDGAAIVFPATLAGRQRNPVLWPRRYFGLLEGLAGPQGGKGLLGDLAGSWSAVPMSDERVFRDVDTRDGLRAVSKVVVPSERA; the protein is encoded by the coding sequence ATGAGCAGGCTTGGCGCCATACTGCTCGCTGCCGGTGCATCGGAGCGGTTCGGGCCCCGCAACAAGCTTCTCGCCAATATCGATGGACGGCCGATGGTGCGGGTCACGGCCGATACGCTGCTCGGTGCCGACTGCGTAGACAAGGTGATCGTCGTCACCGGACACGACGCATCCGCCATCGAAGACGCCCTCAAGGGACTGACGGTCCGTTTCGTCTTCAACTCGGCCTGGAGGAATGGTTTGGGCGGATCGGTTGCGTCCGGTGTCGCGGCGGTTTCCCGGGAGCTGGACGGCGTTGCCATCGTGCCCGGCGACATGCCGTTCCTCAACTCCGCCGTGATCGATACGCTCGGTGCGGAATTCCTGAAGCGCGATGGAGCGGCGATTGTGTTTCCGGCGACGCTTGCGGGCCGGCAACGGAACCCCGTGCTTTGGCCACGCCGGTACTTTGGCCTCTTGGAGGGCCTTGCAGGGCCGCAAGGGGGAAAGGGTCTGTTGGGTGACCTGGCCGGCTCCTGGAGTGCCGTTCCCATGAGCGACGAGAGGGTGTTTCGCGATGTCGATACCCGTGATGGGTTGCGGGCAGTATCAAAGGTCGTAGTACCGAGCGAACGCGCCTAA